The following coding sequences lie in one Arachis ipaensis cultivar K30076 chromosome B05, Araip1.1, whole genome shotgun sequence genomic window:
- the LOC110262612 gene encoding uncharacterized protein LOC110262612 isoform X1 — protein sequence MIFCYFQGLLEAMKEVMPEAPHRNCVMHMWKNFINRFKDLQVRDVVWECASCSTPPEFVETMEKLKKINEEAWEYLTRFDPRVWVKAYLNHGPKVDSLTNNMCESWNAKIGKYRVKPILTMCEELRCYVMRRMTKHITLLSNYPGKLAPVQQKRLGRLIKPSNRWNAVWTGDNERKRFEVSRKASKVDVDLMKHTCSCNMWQLTGMPCVHAIAAIRKKHDKPEEYVHKWLCMESIYLTYAHSIQPVPSEEYWHRTGYIKPTPPPIKRPIGRPKVHKRKKDPVEDLIQGDKVRKTFRITCSKCGEKGHNYKTCKGAPSNPNWKPKTRKPKHQNSSSQALVELPLSQSAPEPEAGQNTQQAAPAEQAQDTSSHAAPFNQAPIKTTKHTHFKKPAKFRPKQPIKRPPAPTTTQTQVAPQISTSVTTTSSGGVSKETLAATTSATTGLFKFIPNPGFKNQTK from the exons aTGATATTCTGCTACTTTCAGGGTCTTCTTGAAGCAATGAAAGAGGTGATGCCCGAAGCACCACATCGTAATTGTGTGATGCATATGTGGAAAAACTTCATCAACCGATTTAAGGATCTGCAAGTCAGAGATGTGGTTTGGGAGTGTGCAAGTTGTTCAACCCCTCCTGAGTTTGTAGAGACTatggaaaagcttaagaagattAATGAAGAGGCGTGGGAGTATCTTACAAGATTTGATCCTCGGGTGTGGGTGAAGGCTTACCTTAACCATGGCCCCAAGGTTGATTCTTTGACAAATAATATGTGTGAATCCTGGAATGCCAAAATAGGAAAGTACAGAGTGAAGCCCATTCTTACAATGTGTGAAGAGTTGCGCTGTTATGTCATGCGGAGAATGACGAAGCATATCACTCTACTATCAAATTATCCTGGAAAGCTTGCTCCCGTACAGCAAAAAAGACTTGGCCGATTGATTAAGCCCAGCAACAGATGGAATGCAGTATGGACAGGTGACAACGAGAGGAAGCGGTTTGAAGTGAGTCGCAAAGCATCAAAAGTTGATGTTGATTTGATGAAGCATACTTGTTCATGCAACATGTGGCAACTAACAG GAATGCCTTGTGTTCATGCGATTGCTGCTATTAGGAAGAAGCATGATAAGCCAGAAGAGTATGTGCACAAATGGCTTTGCATGGAGTCCATCTATCTGACTTATGCACACTCAATCCAACCAGTTCCCAGTGAAGAATATTGGCATAGAACAGGTTATATCAAGCCAACTCCTCCACCTATCAAGAGGCCCATTGGTAGGCCAAAGGTGCATAAAAGAAAGAAGGATCCAGTAGAGGATTTGATCCAAGGGGACAAGGTAAGAAAAACATTTCGCATAACATGTAGCAAGTGCGGCGAGAAGGGTCACAACTACAAGACATGCAAGGGAGCACCATCTAATCCTAACTGGAAGCCTAAAACCAGGAAACCAAAGCACCAGAACTCAAGTAGTCAGGCACTAGTGGAACTTCCATTATCCCAATCTGCTCCAGAGCCTGAG GCTGGCCAGAATACACAACAGGCAGCTCCAGCTGAACAAGCACAGGACACTTCTTCACATGCAGCACCATTCAACCAAGCACCAATCAAGACAACAAAACATACTCATTTCAAAAAACCAGCTAAATTTAGGCCAAAGCAACCAATCAAAAGGCCACCTGCACCAACTACAACTCAGACTCAAGTTGCTCCACAAATTTCAACAAGTGTGACAACAACATCTAGTGGAGGAGTATCAAAGGAGACACTGGCAGCAACAACTTCTGCCACAACAGGACTATTCAAGTTTATACCAAATCCAGGCTTCAAGAACCAAACAAAGTGA
- the LOC110262612 gene encoding uncharacterized protein LOC110262612 isoform X2 — MKEVMPEAPHRNCVMHMWKNFINRFKDLQVRDVVWECASCSTPPEFVETMEKLKKINEEAWEYLTRFDPRVWVKAYLNHGPKVDSLTNNMCESWNAKIGKYRVKPILTMCEELRCYVMRRMTKHITLLSNYPGKLAPVQQKRLGRLIKPSNRWNAVWTGDNERKRFEVSRKASKVDVDLMKHTCSCNMWQLTGMPCVHAIAAIRKKHDKPEEYVHKWLCMESIYLTYAHSIQPVPSEEYWHRTGYIKPTPPPIKRPIGRPKVHKRKKDPVEDLIQGDKVRKTFRITCSKCGEKGHNYKTCKGAPSNPNWKPKTRKPKHQNSSSQALVELPLSQSAPEPEAGQNTQQAAPAEQAQDTSSHAAPFNQAPIKTTKHTHFKKPAKFRPKQPIKRPPAPTTTQTQVAPQISTSVTTTSSGGVSKETLAATTSATTGLFKFIPNPGFKNQTK, encoded by the exons ATGAAAGAGGTGATGCCCGAAGCACCACATCGTAATTGTGTGATGCATATGTGGAAAAACTTCATCAACCGATTTAAGGATCTGCAAGTCAGAGATGTGGTTTGGGAGTGTGCAAGTTGTTCAACCCCTCCTGAGTTTGTAGAGACTatggaaaagcttaagaagattAATGAAGAGGCGTGGGAGTATCTTACAAGATTTGATCCTCGGGTGTGGGTGAAGGCTTACCTTAACCATGGCCCCAAGGTTGATTCTTTGACAAATAATATGTGTGAATCCTGGAATGCCAAAATAGGAAAGTACAGAGTGAAGCCCATTCTTACAATGTGTGAAGAGTTGCGCTGTTATGTCATGCGGAGAATGACGAAGCATATCACTCTACTATCAAATTATCCTGGAAAGCTTGCTCCCGTACAGCAAAAAAGACTTGGCCGATTGATTAAGCCCAGCAACAGATGGAATGCAGTATGGACAGGTGACAACGAGAGGAAGCGGTTTGAAGTGAGTCGCAAAGCATCAAAAGTTGATGTTGATTTGATGAAGCATACTTGTTCATGCAACATGTGGCAACTAACAG GAATGCCTTGTGTTCATGCGATTGCTGCTATTAGGAAGAAGCATGATAAGCCAGAAGAGTATGTGCACAAATGGCTTTGCATGGAGTCCATCTATCTGACTTATGCACACTCAATCCAACCAGTTCCCAGTGAAGAATATTGGCATAGAACAGGTTATATCAAGCCAACTCCTCCACCTATCAAGAGGCCCATTGGTAGGCCAAAGGTGCATAAAAGAAAGAAGGATCCAGTAGAGGATTTGATCCAAGGGGACAAGGTAAGAAAAACATTTCGCATAACATGTAGCAAGTGCGGCGAGAAGGGTCACAACTACAAGACATGCAAGGGAGCACCATCTAATCCTAACTGGAAGCCTAAAACCAGGAAACCAAAGCACCAGAACTCAAGTAGTCAGGCACTAGTGGAACTTCCATTATCCCAATCTGCTCCAGAGCCTGAG GCTGGCCAGAATACACAACAGGCAGCTCCAGCTGAACAAGCACAGGACACTTCTTCACATGCAGCACCATTCAACCAAGCACCAATCAAGACAACAAAACATACTCATTTCAAAAAACCAGCTAAATTTAGGCCAAAGCAACCAATCAAAAGGCCACCTGCACCAACTACAACTCAGACTCAAGTTGCTCCACAAATTTCAACAAGTGTGACAACAACATCTAGTGGAGGAGTATCAAAGGAGACACTGGCAGCAACAACTTCTGCCACAACAGGACTATTCAAGTTTATACCAAATCCAGGCTTCAAGAACCAAACAAAGTGA
- the LOC110262613 gene encoding uncharacterized protein LOC110262613, translating into MVVLLKLMASDGSSSIKRQRGGVSRRQEGSSINADPCSVQAGDEKDCIAPKCFCGMYAIFYMSKTNANPNRLFFGCPFFKVKQPYCKFFVWVDDHVGRIGCMEPTKELGDNQSLNVEEHFGKSELENRMADLEQRINYLENKKSSNFWVIVLNLIVVVVGLCLFRV; encoded by the exons ATGGTGGTGTTGCTTAAATTGATGGCCAGTGATGGAAGCTCATCAATCAAGAGACAACGCGGAGGTGTTAGCAGACGACAGGAAGGCTCTTCTATAAATGCAGATCCATGTTCAGTTCAAGCTGGGGATGAGAAAGATTGCATCGCTCCAAAATGCTTCTGCGGGATGTATGCGATATTTTACATGTCGAAGACAAATGCCAACCCAAACAGACTATTCTTCGGATGCCCATTCTTCAAG GTGAAACAACCATATTGTAAATTCTTTGTGTGGGTTGATGACCATGTTGGAAGAATTGGGTGCATGGAGCCAACAAAAGAATTGGGTGACAATCAGAGCTTAAATGTTGAAGAACATTTTGGGAAGTCTGAATTGGAGAACAGAATGGCTGATCTAGAGCAAAGGATAAATTACCTAGAGAACAAGAAAAGCAGTAACTTCTGGGTCATAGTTCTAAACTTGATTGTTGTAGTTGTTGGTCTTTGTTTATTTAGGgtatga